In Dyadobacter subterraneus, a single genomic region encodes these proteins:
- a CDS encoding response regulator, which produces MTSFLIIDNYPTLRTGIANLLKNHFRDLEISELSSADDILQRENNNKTDLIILGINDNAKKKDLSLYNKVKLLYPATPIIIYDEIIYDFKTLPYLEFGIEGYLLKQNDPSELIRAVELVLSGKRYVCNAVLQNLFNQFLLRSSFGERK; this is translated from the coding sequence ATGACTTCATTTTTGATAATAGATAATTATCCGACCCTACGTACTGGAATTGCCAATTTGTTAAAAAATCACTTCAGGGACCTTGAAATTAGTGAGTTATCATCTGCGGATGATATTCTGCAAAGAGAGAATAATAATAAAACCGACCTGATAATTTTAGGAATTAATGATAATGCTAAAAAGAAAGATCTGAGCCTTTATAATAAGGTCAAACTGCTTTATCCTGCCACACCAATAATTATATACGACGAAATAATTTATGATTTCAAAACCCTGCCCTATCTCGAATTTGGAATCGAAGGTTACTTATTAAAACAAAATGACCCATCCGAACTCATACGGGCAGTTGAACTTGTGCTAAGTGGAAAACGGTATGTTTGTAATGCAGTGTTACAAAACTTGTTTAATCAGTTTTTACTGAGAAGCTCATTTGGTGAGAGAAAATAA
- a CDS encoding DNA-3-methyladenine glycosylase family protein, translating to MHSIADTKIMKAVLINEKPFLLQIYQKADSLEVEILSGVCNTEDSLAIKNYVIDWLDINRDLRPFYILLNQHRQLSYMVEEFKGLRMIGIPDLFEALCWSITGQQINLTFAYKLKRRLVEKYGSKIEFENQIFHLFPSFKILAHADPADLKAMQFSGKKSEYIIGIAKLFDEGKLSKEMLMSLPDMEARQKMLMSVKGIGIWTANYALMKSLKEQSSIPYGDAGLVQALFLHNIITDKKDHLQILDFFKGMSGWESYIVFYLWRSLAKKLP from the coding sequence ATGCATTCAATAGCTGATACTAAAATAATGAAGGCGGTCCTTATTAACGAAAAGCCGTTTTTATTACAAATATATCAGAAGGCGGATTCACTGGAAGTCGAAATTTTATCGGGAGTTTGTAATACTGAAGACAGTTTGGCTATCAAAAATTATGTAATTGACTGGCTTGATATCAACCGGGATTTAAGGCCATTTTATATACTTCTCAACCAGCATCGTCAACTATCTTATATGGTTGAGGAATTTAAGGGTTTAAGAATGATTGGAATTCCGGATCTTTTCGAAGCCTTATGCTGGAGTATCACAGGTCAGCAAATCAATCTGACTTTTGCCTATAAACTAAAAAGGAGGCTTGTTGAAAAATACGGCAGCAAAATTGAGTTTGAGAATCAAATATTTCACCTTTTCCCTTCATTCAAAATACTAGCACACGCCGATCCGGCGGATTTGAAAGCAATGCAGTTTTCAGGCAAAAAATCAGAATACATCATCGGTATCGCCAAACTTTTTGATGAAGGAAAACTCAGCAAGGAAATGTTAATGTCTCTCCCAGACATGGAGGCCAGGCAAAAAATGTTGATGTCGGTTAAAGGAATTGGTATTTGGACGGCTAATTATGCGCTTATGAAAAGTTTAAAAGAGCAGTCAAGTATTCCGTACGGGGACGCGGGTTTAGTGCAGGCTTTATTCCTGCACAATATCATCACGGACAAGAAAGACCATTTACAGATTCTCGATTTTTTTAAGGGAATGAGCGGGTGGGAAAGTTATATTGTTTTCTATTTATGGAGAAGTCTCGCAAAAAAATTACCTTAG
- a CDS encoding Ada metal-binding domain-containing protein, with the protein MILHASLGTSEMEIRRNLGRLIKNGGITLGGYKKAGIYGTLNCRSGKRMKIENRVFFKDEKEAISEGYRPCAHCLPEKYKLWKSSQEREDY; encoded by the coding sequence ATGATACTGCATGCGAGCCTGGGAACCAGTGAGATGGAAATTCGCAGAAATCTTGGAAGATTAATCAAAAATGGAGGTATTACACTTGGCGGATATAAAAAGGCCGGAATCTACGGCACATTAAATTGCCGTTCGGGGAAAAGAATGAAAATAGAAAACAGAGTTTTCTTTAAAGATGAGAAGGAGGCTATTTCAGAAGGTTACCGGCCATGCGCCCATTGTTTGCCTGAAAAATATAAACTTTGGAAATCAAGTCAGGAGAGGGAAGACTATTAA